The Zingiber officinale cultivar Zhangliang chromosome 9A, Zo_v1.1, whole genome shotgun sequence genome window below encodes:
- the LOC122020449 gene encoding 40S ribosomal protein S25-like, whose protein sequence is MAPKKEKAPPPSSKPAKSGGGKQKKKKWSKGKQKEKVNNAVLFDQANYDKMLSEVPKYKQITPSVLSERLRINGSLARRAIKDLMARGAIRMVSAHSSQQIYTRATNT, encoded by the exons ATG GCGCCGAAGAAGGAGAAAGCCCCGCCGCCGTCTTCGAAGCCGGCCAAATCTGGGGGAGGCAAGCAGAAGAAGAAG AAGTGGAGCAAGGGAAAGCAGAAGGAGAAGGTGAACAATGCGGTTCTCTTTGACCAAGCGAACTACGATAAGATGCTCTCCGAAGTTCCCAAATACAAGCAGATCACCCCTTCGGTGCTGTCTGAGAGATTGCGG ATTAATGGTTCGCTTGCAAGGAGGGCAATAAAGGATCTGATGGCAAGGGGAGCTATCAGGATGGTATCTGCTCACTCAAGCCAACAAATCTACACTAGAGCCACCAATACTTGA
- the LOC122020448 gene encoding uncharacterized protein LOC122020448: MGCIASKPLSTDDLDGGIFFSDHVVSLTSTTYGALNLERDEPDRQAEEREVIKRECQRPPPLDVSFLNRVVAKEEPMEIIDARELMEDLADETPFWTPLKKQEKSHLSTPLASAAKQKRRLTGKENASARPQESKRWDFDLNRILRPFSPSDNKKQIPAPTQGKKRNLTPARDSVGSASRRSLSPVFDPKFLSSLDNTKRIPTPTPGKKRNLTPPASARDSVGSAWRRSLSPVFDPVFIDSLEREHLQEGERIKKKVTLVPRTQNARDSALLLQSFDEMCPPGGKNTVVFYSTTLRGIRKTFEHCNAVRSALESHRVQFMERDISMDSGYREEVRSLMGAKEVSIPMVFVKGRLVGGAEEVLKLEEEGKLGLLLNELPRVTTVCEACAGVRFVMCMDCNGSCKVLDEEQKKTVKCQACNENGLIHCPTCC; the protein is encoded by the coding sequence ATGGGCTGCATTGCCTCCAAGCCGCTCTCCACCGACGATCTCGACGGCGGAATCTTCTTCTCCGACCACGTTGTCTCGCTCACCTCCACCACCTACGGCGCCCTAAATCTCGAACGGGATGAACCCGACCGGCAAGCAGAGGAACGGGAAGTCATCAAGAGGGAATGCCAGCGACCTCCTCCTCTTGACGTTTCCTTCCTTAACAGAGTCGTCGCAAAGGAAGAGCCGATGGAGATTATCGACGCACGGGAACTCATGGAGGACCTCGCCGACGAGACGCCATTTTGGACCCCGCTTAAGAAGCAGGAAAAATCTCACCTTTCGACTCCGCTGGCTTCAGCGGCGAAGCAAAAGAGGAGATTGACGGGGAAGGAGAACGCGTCGGCGCGGCCGCAGGAGTCAAAAAGGTGGGATTTTGACTTGAATCGGATACTGAGGCCCTTCAGTCCTTCCGACAACAAAAAGCAGATTCCAGCGCCGACTCAGGGGAAGAAGAGAAATCTCACACCGGCGAGAGATTCCGTCGGTTCTGCTTCGAGGAGGAGCCTTAGTCCTGTCTTCGACCCCAAGTTCCTCTCTTCTCTGGACAACACCAAGCGGATTCCGACGCCAACTCCAGGGAAGAAGAGAAACCTCACACCGCCGGCATCGGCGAGAGATTCCGTAGGTTCTGCCTGGAGGAGGAGCCTTAGTCCTGTTTTCGATCCCGTGTTTATCGATTCTCTGGAGAGGGAGCATCTGCAGGAAGGAGAAAGGATCAAAAAGAAGGTAACTTTAGTTCCTAGAACCCAAAACGCCCGCGATTCCGCTCTATTGCTTCAATCTTTCGACGAAATGTGCCCGCCGGGAGGCAAGAACACGGTGGTCTTCTACTCGACGACGCTGCGGGGTATCAGGAAGACCTTCGAGCACTGCAACGCCGTCAGGTCCGCGCTCGAATCTCACCGTGTCCAGTTCATGGAGCGGGACATTTCGATGGACTCGGGATACAGAGAAGAGGTGCGGTCGCTGATGGGAGCGAAAGAAGTAAGCATTCCGATGGTTTTCGTGAAGGGAAGGCTCGTCGGCGGCGCGGAGGAGGTGCTGAAGTTGGAGGAGGAGGGGAAGCTGGGGCTGTTGCTAAACGAACTTCCGAGGGTGACGACGGTGTGCGAGGCCTGCGCAGGCGTGAGGTTCGTCATGTGCATGGACTGCAACGGCAGCTGCAAGGTGTTGGATGAGGAGCAGAAGAAGACGGTGAAATGTCAAGCGTGCAACGAAAATGGTCTCATCCATTGCCCCACTTGTTGCTGA
- the LOC122020372 gene encoding uncharacterized protein At1g66480-like, giving the protein MGNCIVVEKKEVIKIMRIDGQILQYQSPLKVQQVLNEFPGYAVSDSLPVITYLDPAASMRHGQLYYLLPPEKQITEADGAVGVVRIKLVITKQQLKDMLSKGGIAAADMLSILRREQSNKHGASSDKERSIEWRPTLQSIPEGSDFC; this is encoded by the coding sequence ATGGGGAATTGCATAGTCGTTGAGAAGAAGGAGGTGATCAAGATAATGAGGATAGATGGCCAGATCCTTCAGTACCAATCACCATTGAAGGTCCAGCAGGTGCTGAATGAGTTCCCCGGCTACGCAGTCTCCGATTCACTTCCGGTTATCACATACTTGGATCCGGCTGCTTCCATGAGGCACGGACAGCTCTACTATCTCCTACCACCTGAGAAACAGATCACAGAGGCTGATGGTGCAGTCGGGGTTGTCAGAATCAAGTTGGTTATTACCAAACAGCAACTCAAGGACATGCTAAGCAAGGGAGGAATTGCCGCCGCTGACATGCTATCTATTCTCCGAAGAGAACAGAGCAATAAACATGGTGCTTCGAGTGACAAGGAGAGATCTATAGAGTGGAGGCCTACTTTACAAAGCATACCAGAAGGCAGTGATTTCTGCTAG
- the LOC122019670 gene encoding polyadenylate-binding protein-interacting protein 12-like isoform X2: protein MDIVDRSNGVDLTMAGRSPDFRRPKDLAASSSAGFSTLRPMYDHPSPGSFLAKSLPLAQPHAKDGLSDSAPAGSESEGFKQDMRDLAELLSKLNPMAEEFVPPSLGRMASGSVATGGGFFGNRFVVSDGMANGVSAGNSGRRNGYDQEKRRMNSRTSLAQREEVIRRTVYVSEIDHQVTEEQLAILFIHCGQVVDCRMCGDPNSVLRFAFIEFTDEEGARAALDLSGTVLGYYPVRVLPSKTAIAPVNPTFLPRSNDEREMCSRTVYCTNIDKKISQADLKLFFESVCGEVYRLRLLGDYHHSTRIAFVEFVMAESATSALNCSGVVLGSLPIRVSPSKTPVRPRTPRASMRLNLGVP, encoded by the exons ATGGACATCGTTGATAGATCGAACGGCGTCGATCTGACGATGGCAGGCAGATCGCCGGATTTCCGCAGGCCCAAGGATCTGGCGGCTTCCTCCTCAGCTGGTTTCTCCACCCTCCGTCCCATGTACGACCACCCCTCCCCAGGTTCCTTCCTTGCGAAGTCACTGCCGCTCGCCCAGCCACATGCCAAAGACGGGCTCTCCGATTCCGCGCCTGCGGGGTCGGAGAGTGAAGGGTTTAAGCAGGACATGCGGGATTTGGCGGAGCTGCTCTCGAAGCTGAACCCGATGGCGGAGGAATTCGTACCGCCGTCCCTTGGTAGGATGGCAAGCGGGTCCGTTGCTACTGGGGGAGGGTTTTTTGGGAATCGGTTTGTGGTGAGTGATGGGATGGCCAATGGCGTCTCTGCTGGGAATAGTGGGAGACGG AATGGATATGACCAGGAGAAACGTCGAATGAATAGCCGGACGAGTTTGGCGCAGCGAGAGGAAGTGATCAGGAGGACCGTGTATGTATCCGAAATTGATCATCAG GTCACAGAAGAACAGCTTGCAATACTTTTTATCCATTGTGGGCAG GTTGTTGACTGTCGCATGTGTGGGGATCCAAATTCCGTCCTTCGTTTTGCTTTTATAGAGTTCACCGATGAGG AGGGTGCTCGAGCTGCTTTAGATCTGTCAGGAACTGTGTTGGGTTATTATCCAGTACGGGTGCTGCCTTCGAAGACTGCAATTGCACCAGTTAATCCAACATTTTTACCGAGG TCAAATGATGAACGTGAGATGTGCTCAAGGACTGTCTACTGTACAAATATTGACAAAAAG ATTTCTCAAGCAGATCTTAAACTCTTCTTTGAATCTGTATGTGGAGAG GTGTACCGGCTCAGATTACTTGGCGATTATCATCATTCAACGAGGATTGCTTTTGTTGAATTTGTGATG GCTGAGAGTGCAACTTCAGCACTGAACTGTAGTGGTGTGGTTCTGGGATCCTTGCCCATAAG GGTAAGCCCCTCTAAGACTCCTGTGCGTCCCCGTACGCCTCGCGCATCCATGCGATTGAATCTTGGAGTTCCGTGA
- the LOC122019670 gene encoding polyadenylate-binding protein-interacting protein 12-like isoform X1: MDIVDRSNGVDLTMAGRSPDFRRPKDLAASSSAGFSTLRPMYDHPSPGSFLAKSLPLAQPHAKDGLSDSAPAGSESEGFKQDMRDLAELLSKLNPMAEEFVPPSLGRMASGSVATGGGFFGNRFVVSDGMANGVSAGNSGRRKNGYDQEKRRMNSRTSLAQREEVIRRTVYVSEIDHQVTEEQLAILFIHCGQVVDCRMCGDPNSVLRFAFIEFTDEEGARAALDLSGTVLGYYPVRVLPSKTAIAPVNPTFLPRSNDEREMCSRTVYCTNIDKKISQADLKLFFESVCGEVYRLRLLGDYHHSTRIAFVEFVMAESATSALNCSGVVLGSLPIRVSPSKTPVRPRTPRASMRLNLGVP; this comes from the exons ATGGACATCGTTGATAGATCGAACGGCGTCGATCTGACGATGGCAGGCAGATCGCCGGATTTCCGCAGGCCCAAGGATCTGGCGGCTTCCTCCTCAGCTGGTTTCTCCACCCTCCGTCCCATGTACGACCACCCCTCCCCAGGTTCCTTCCTTGCGAAGTCACTGCCGCTCGCCCAGCCACATGCCAAAGACGGGCTCTCCGATTCCGCGCCTGCGGGGTCGGAGAGTGAAGGGTTTAAGCAGGACATGCGGGATTTGGCGGAGCTGCTCTCGAAGCTGAACCCGATGGCGGAGGAATTCGTACCGCCGTCCCTTGGTAGGATGGCAAGCGGGTCCGTTGCTACTGGGGGAGGGTTTTTTGGGAATCGGTTTGTGGTGAGTGATGGGATGGCCAATGGCGTCTCTGCTGGGAATAGTGGGAGACGG AAGAATGGATATGACCAGGAGAAACGTCGAATGAATAGCCGGACGAGTTTGGCGCAGCGAGAGGAAGTGATCAGGAGGACCGTGTATGTATCCGAAATTGATCATCAG GTCACAGAAGAACAGCTTGCAATACTTTTTATCCATTGTGGGCAG GTTGTTGACTGTCGCATGTGTGGGGATCCAAATTCCGTCCTTCGTTTTGCTTTTATAGAGTTCACCGATGAGG AGGGTGCTCGAGCTGCTTTAGATCTGTCAGGAACTGTGTTGGGTTATTATCCAGTACGGGTGCTGCCTTCGAAGACTGCAATTGCACCAGTTAATCCAACATTTTTACCGAGG TCAAATGATGAACGTGAGATGTGCTCAAGGACTGTCTACTGTACAAATATTGACAAAAAG ATTTCTCAAGCAGATCTTAAACTCTTCTTTGAATCTGTATGTGGAGAG GTGTACCGGCTCAGATTACTTGGCGATTATCATCATTCAACGAGGATTGCTTTTGTTGAATTTGTGATG GCTGAGAGTGCAACTTCAGCACTGAACTGTAGTGGTGTGGTTCTGGGATCCTTGCCCATAAG GGTAAGCCCCTCTAAGACTCCTGTGCGTCCCCGTACGCCTCGCGCATCCATGCGATTGAATCTTGGAGTTCCGTGA
- the LOC122019669 gene encoding bZIP transcription factor 29-like, giving the protein MEERRTELTQLLHHSSASSSAVTSSSLPPSPLDPPNFTQQFRHFAPCFRLEAVDSSKRPGIPPILPSPTSSSTVALPFHSRSLSQPLGFDSLPHLATRTPPPRSLIVDSMLIDDRTPASRTPAPRDGLPPRSAHRRSHSDVAFGLPLPSHPALRPMPSPKLVDNGIAEVVRVGDRCKSEIAAVDDLIIAYMDSLDTLNSSGTEEKHEDLVECSRMSGTRTSGADSSDNEAESSVNENCGDGGCSRERKEGNLRSAAGDLKPISFRHRRSFSMLQFGDESPKFPTSSGNHMGQLSRGDSMDKTMNTFNLELGNGEFNSIEMKKIMADEKLAEIALADPKKVKRILANRLSAARSKERKMHYISELEHKVHILQNEATKLSAQLIILQRDLAGLASQNNELKLRLQAMEQQAHLKNVLNEALSAEVQRLKLATGEISETPPPKHMNQQMQLSPQMFQLQSLLQQQETKPQTPQVSPYQLPVPQQNQTNLAAKLESSKC; this is encoded by the exons ATGGAGGAGAGGCGCACCGAATTGACGCAACTCCTCCACCATTCCTCAGCCTCCTCCTCCGCCGTTACATCGTCATCTCTGCCTCCCAGTCCATTGGATCCACCCAATTTCACTCAGCAGTTTCGCCACTTTGCTCCCTGCTTCAGGCTCGAAGCCGTCGACTCGTCCAAAAGGCCAGGCATTCCGCCGATCCTTCCTTCTCCGACCTCCTCCTCAACGGTGGCGCTCCCATTTCACTCACGGTCTCTTTCCCAACCCCTTGGCTTTGATTCATTGCCCCACCTGGCTACCCGTACTCCTCCGCCTCGGTCCTTGATAGTGGACTCCATGCTAATCGACGACCGGACGCCTGCTTCTCGTACCCCGGCACCGCGTGATGGCCTGCCGCCTCGCAGCGCGCACCGCCGCTCCCACAGTGATGTAGCCTTTGGCCTCCCCTTACCTTCGCACCCGGCGCTGCGGCCTATGCCCTCCCCGAAGCTAGTAGACAACGGCATCGCGGAGGTAGTCCGCGTAGGCGACCGCTGCAAATCCGAAATAGCAGCTGTGGACGATTTGATCATTGCTTACATGGACAGCTTGGACACGTTGAACTCTTCCGGAACGGAGGAGAAGCACGAGGATCTGGTGGAGTGCAGCAGGATGAGCGGAACGAGGACGAGCGGGGCTGACAGCAGCGATAATGAGGCGGAGAGCAGCGTCAACGAGAACTGCGGTGATGGAGGTTGCAGCAGGGAGAGGAAGGAAGGGAACTTGAGAAGCGCCGCAGGGGATCTGAAGCCAATTAGTTTCCGGCATCGAAGGAGTTTCTCCATGCTACAGTTTGGGGATGAGTCGCCCAAGTTTCCCACCTCGTCTGGAAATCATATGGGGCAACTATCACGTGGTGATTCGATGGACAAGACAATGAACACGTTCAATTTGGAGTTGGGTAATGGCGAGTTTAACAGCATTGAGATGAAGAAGATTATGGCAGATGAGAAACTTGCAGAGATTGCTTTAGCAGATCCTAAAAAAGTGAAGAG AATTTTGGCCAATCGCCTTTCAGCTGCTCGCTCGAAGGAGCGGAAAATGCATTATATTTCAGAATTGGAGCATAAGGTGCACATCTTGCAAAACGAGGCTACTAAGTTATCAGCACAATTGATCATTCTACAG AGGGACTTGGCTGGACTTGCAAGTCAAAACAATGAGTTGAAATTACGTCTTCAAGCCATGGAGCAACAAGCACATCTGAAAAATG TCCTGAACGAGGCACTGAGTGCTGAAGTCCAGCGTCTAAAACTTGCCACGGGAGAGATTAGCGAAACTCCGCCCCCAAAACACATGAACCAACAAATGCAATTGAGTCCTCAAATGTTTCAGTTGCAGTCGCTGCTGCAGCAGCAGGAGACAAAGCCGCAAACTCCTCAGGTTTCTCCATATCAATTGCCAGTGCCACAACAAAATCAAACCAACTTGGCAGCCAAGCTAGAATCCAGCAAATGCTAG
- the LOC122021225 gene encoding UDP-galactose/UDP-glucose transporter 4-like, with amino-acid sequence MKGEEKTRSLFGISLTGRPKWQQFLLCSSGFFFGYLVNGVCEEYVYNRLQFSYGWYFTFVQGFVYLALIHLQGFTTTQMANPWKTYVKLSTVLMGSHGLTKGSLAFLNYPAQLMFKSTKVLPVMVMGAFIPGLRRKYPAQEYISAVLLVAGLILFTLADAQTSPNFSVIGVVMVSSALVMDSFVGNLQEAIFTMNPETTQMEMLFCSTVVGLPLLIPPMLLTGELFKAWNSCNKHLYVYAVLVFEAMATFIGQVSVLSLVAIFGAATTALVTTARKAVTLLLSYIIFTKPLTEQHSTGLLLISMGIILKLIPQCKDPVSSKQKQKQQQYPLEDSEKDDEASSLV; translated from the exons ATGAAGGGAGAAGAGAAAACTAGGTCTTTGTTTGGGATCTCATTGACCGGGAGGCCGAAGTGGCAGCAGTTCCTTCTGTGTTCGTCTGGTTTCTTCTTCGGGTACCTTGTTAATGGCGTTTGTGAG GAATATGTTTACAATCGATTGCAATTCAG CTACGGTTGGTACTTCACGTTTGTGCAAGGATTTGTGTATCTTGCCCTAATTCACCTGCAGGGCTTCACCACGACTCAGATGGCGAATCCATGGAAGACTTATGTTAAGTTGTCCACTGTTCTTATGGGCTCGCATGGATTAACCAAAGGGTCCCTGGCCTTCTTGAATTACCCAGCACAGCTGATGTTTAAATCTACCAAG GTGTTGCCGGTTATGGTAATGGGCGCCTTCATTCCAGGTCTTAGACGCAAATATCCAGCGCAAGAATACATCTCAGCAGTGCTTCTTGTTGCAGGCCTCATCCTCTTCACCTTGGCTGATGCCCAGACGTCTCCCAACTTTAGTGTGATAGGAGTGGTGATGGTCAGCAGTGCCCTTGTGATGGACTCATTTGTGGGCAACTTGCAGGAGGCTATATTTACCATGAATCCAGAAACCACTCAG ATGGAGATGCTCTTCTGCTCAACTGTGGTGGGACTCCCATTACTGATTCCACCGATGCTTTTAACTGGGGAACTCTTCAAGGCCTGGAACTCTTGCAATAAG CATCTGTATGTTTATGCGGTGTTAGTCTTCGAAGCCATGGCAACTTTCATTGGTCAAGTATCGGTGTTATCACTTGTCGCGATATTTGGTGCTGCAACAACTGCCTTG GTGACTACAGCAAGAAAGGCCGTCACACTTCTGCTGTCTTACATAATATTCACAAAACCTTTGACAGAGCAGCATTCTACTGGACTTCTGTTGATCTCCATGGGAATCATTTTGAAGCTGATTCCCCAATGCAAAGATCCGGTTTCGTCGAAACAGAAACAGAAGCAGCAGCAGTACCCGCTGGAGGATTCCGAGAAAGATGATGAAGCGAGTTCACTAGTGTGA